From Actinomycetota bacterium, the proteins below share one genomic window:
- a CDS encoding RsmE family RNA methyltransferase — protein MSPHRFFLGAALPEGDGPVEIPLADADRHHLADVARVRVGERIAVVDPDGTAWEVEVSRVDRAGVEGLRLLRLDEDPAWRVTLVQGLAKGAKIDLVVEKTTEIGVEAVVPVLTARSVVRLDGEKTHDRGERWRRVARAAAQQSQRSTIPRIHDPQPLAVFVEQIPAYDVVLVTAEDAADAPGVGEALASAGAHARSRIAVVVGPEGGMTPDEVRTLVDAGALPVFLGRNILRSETAGILAVALCVYEIGGLGGRSRG, from the coding sequence ATGTCGCCACACCGATTCTTCCTTGGGGCTGCCCTTCCCGAAGGCGATGGCCCTGTCGAGATCCCGCTTGCCGATGCCGACCGGCATCATCTGGCCGACGTTGCGCGCGTCCGCGTTGGAGAGCGCATCGCGGTTGTGGATCCGGACGGGACCGCGTGGGAGGTCGAGGTATCTCGCGTTGATCGTGCCGGTGTCGAGGGCTTGCGCCTACTGCGTCTTGACGAGGATCCTGCGTGGCGCGTGACGCTCGTGCAGGGGCTGGCCAAGGGGGCCAAGATCGATCTCGTCGTGGAGAAGACGACCGAGATCGGTGTCGAGGCCGTGGTGCCCGTGCTCACGGCTCGCAGTGTCGTGAGACTGGACGGGGAGAAGACCCACGATCGCGGCGAGCGTTGGCGGCGTGTCGCCCGTGCCGCAGCGCAGCAGTCGCAACGTTCCACGATCCCGCGCATTCACGATCCGCAGCCGCTTGCAGTCTTCGTCGAGCAGATTCCCGCCTACGACGTGGTACTTGTCACCGCCGAGGACGCTGCGGACGCGCCCGGGGTCGGCGAAGCACTTGCTTCTGCCGGTGCGCACGCCAGATCGCGTATCGCCGTGGTGGTCGGGCCGGAGGGCGGAATGACCCCCGATGAGGTGCGTACGCTCGTGGACGCGGGGGCCCTGCCGGTCTTCCTTGGAAGAAACATACTGAGATCCGAAACAGCCGGTATCCTCGCAGTCGCGTTGTGCGTTTATGAGATTGGCGGGCTCGGGGGCCGGTCTCGTGGCTGA
- the hrcA gene encoding heat-inducible transcriptional repressor HrcA: MLNERRRHVLQALVEEYIHSGQPVGSRSLVDRHRLDCSPATVRNELAALEETGYVYQPHVSSGRIPTDLGYREFVDDILQDSAAASSLGAREMTQRYARLAGEIDDLMRQTSTMLSHLTHYVAVVLAPTVSLATVRRIDLVSMSPTRALVVLITESGQVVNRHIELAEETSQERFSQVEVAINAALAGKRASEVRSLREALDPARPGDGVVAGVMEELLECLEEADRDRLYHVGVPELLALPEFAESARLRPLLGLLEDGLAMLDTLSETMQATGLTVSIGSENRRSELGGMSLVATTYATPSADGVIGVIGPTRMDYTRSIAAVRAAAEGLEDVLG; encoded by the coding sequence ATGTTGAACGAAAGACGCCGGCACGTGCTGCAGGCACTTGTCGAAGAGTACATACACAGCGGGCAGCCCGTGGGCTCCCGGAGCCTGGTCGACAGGCACCGGCTGGATTGCAGTCCGGCGACTGTGCGCAACGAACTTGCAGCGCTCGAAGAGACCGGCTACGTCTACCAGCCGCATGTTTCGAGCGGGCGAATTCCGACCGACCTCGGCTACCGTGAGTTCGTCGACGACATCCTGCAGGACAGCGCAGCAGCCAGCAGTCTCGGCGCGAGGGAGATGACGCAGCGCTACGCGCGGCTCGCCGGAGAGATCGACGACCTCATGCGCCAGACCTCGACGATGCTTTCGCACCTGACGCACTACGTCGCCGTCGTGCTCGCTCCGACAGTTTCGCTCGCGACAGTGCGCCGCATCGACCTCGTGTCGATGTCGCCCACCCGCGCGCTCGTCGTGCTGATCACCGAGAGCGGCCAGGTCGTGAACCGCCATATCGAGCTGGCCGAGGAGACTTCTCAGGAGCGGTTCAGCCAGGTCGAGGTCGCCATCAACGCCGCGCTTGCGGGCAAACGGGCCTCCGAGGTTCGCTCGTTGCGCGAGGCGCTGGACCCGGCTCGCCCGGGCGACGGTGTCGTGGCCGGCGTCATGGAGGAGCTGCTGGAGTGCCTCGAAGAAGCAGACCGGGACCGCCTGTACCATGTCGGCGTGCCAGAGCTTCTTGCGCTTCCCGAGTTCGCCGAGTCAGCGAGACTGCGCCCGCTCCTCGGCCTGCTTGAAGACGGCCTGGCGATGCTGGACACTCTGTCGGAAACGATGCAGGCGACGGGACTAACGGTAAGCATCGGCAGCGAGAATCGGCGCAGTGAGCTTGGGGGCATGAGCCTCGTTGCTACCACGTACGCCACGCCGTCTGCCGACGGGGTGATCGGGGTCATCGGCCCCACCCGGATGGACTACACCCGGAGTATCGCTGCGGTCCGCGCCGCCGCGGAGGGTCTGGAAGACGTCCTCGGCTAG
- the dnaJ gene encoding molecular chaperone DnaJ has translation MSAGTKNYYEILGVAKDASESDIKKAFRRKARETHPDVSPEPDAEERFKSINEAYDVLSDPQRRQTYDTYGTADPRAGGMGGADFGDVFAGFGMEDLFSVFFGGMGGGGRRVRMEGRDVVASLTVTLDEAFAGVTKEIVLNRLVGCDDCGATGSVSSHGPESCPECGGSGQKQTYRKTFLGTMQTLTPCDRCSGTGVVVADPCPECQGQGRVPDREHVPVKIPAGVADGMQLRVRGKGEAGIRGAAPGDLIVNVRVAEHEFLHRQGDDLHCRASISIAAASLGADIDVCGFDPDTHASIPAGSQHGETVRLRGHGMPRVRGGGRGDLIVHVAVEVPRKLSKRQKELLGELGESLGDPERRSTIQKLKEWLTG, from the coding sequence GTGTCTGCAGGTACGAAGAACTACTACGAGATCCTCGGTGTGGCGAAGGATGCGTCCGAGTCCGATATCAAGAAGGCATTTCGCCGCAAGGCGCGCGAAACGCATCCGGACGTGAGCCCCGAGCCCGACGCCGAGGAGCGCTTCAAGAGCATCAACGAGGCCTACGACGTGCTGTCCGACCCGCAGCGTCGGCAGACCTACGACACGTACGGCACCGCGGACCCGCGCGCGGGCGGCATGGGCGGGGCCGATTTCGGCGACGTGTTTGCCGGCTTCGGCATGGAGGACCTGTTCTCGGTCTTCTTCGGTGGCATGGGTGGGGGAGGACGCCGCGTTCGGATGGAAGGTCGCGATGTGGTCGCGTCTCTCACCGTCACGCTTGACGAGGCATTCGCCGGTGTCACGAAGGAGATCGTTCTCAATCGTCTTGTCGGATGCGACGATTGCGGTGCGACCGGATCGGTCAGTTCGCACGGGCCGGAGAGCTGTCCCGAGTGTGGCGGCTCGGGTCAGAAGCAGACGTATCGCAAGACATTCCTCGGCACGATGCAGACCCTCACGCCGTGCGACCGGTGCTCGGGGACGGGTGTGGTCGTTGCCGATCCGTGTCCGGAATGCCAGGGCCAGGGCCGCGTCCCCGACCGCGAGCACGTGCCAGTAAAGATACCGGCGGGCGTGGCCGATGGTATGCAGCTGCGCGTGCGCGGCAAGGGTGAGGCCGGGATCCGAGGGGCAGCCCCCGGCGATCTCATCGTGAACGTGCGCGTCGCCGAGCACGAGTTCCTGCACAGACAGGGAGACGACCTGCACTGCCGCGCCAGCATCAGCATCGCTGCCGCATCGCTCGGGGCTGACATCGACGTGTGCGGTTTCGACCCGGACACGCATGCAAGCATCCCTGCGGGCAGTCAGCATGGCGAGACGGTGAGGCTCCGTGGTCACGGAATGCCTCGTGTTCGCGGTGGCGGCAGGGGAGACCTGATCGTGCACGTGGCGGTCGAGGTCCCTCGCAAGCTCAGCAAGCGCCAGAAGGAGCTGCTGGGCGAACTCGGTGAGTCACTGGGCGATCCCGAGCGCCGCTCAACGATCCAGAAACTCAAGGAGTGGCTGACGGGCTGA
- the lepA gene encoding translation elongation factor 4, producing the protein MTDPKHIRNFSIVAHIDHGKSTLADRVLELTHTIEERDMKEQVLDSMDIERERGITIKSQAVRVLFESSDGVTYQLNLIDTPGHVDFTYEVSRSLQACEGALLVVDAAQGVEAQTVANAQLAMNAHLEVIPLINKIDLPASDPDRVRHEIEEVLAVPAQDAILASGKTGEGVREALEAVVRRVPPPKGDPDAPLKALIFDSYFDAYRGVVALIRIIDGSVSKGMKVRLMATKTVTEVEEVGVRRPANVPVDTLGVGEVGYLITGLKDPALVKVGDTVTLAKNGAQEPLPGYREVKPMVYTGLFPIDGDQYPDLRDALDKLTLNDPALIYEPETSHALGFGFRVGFLGLLHMEVIKERLEREFDLDLLATAPSVEFHVYKTNGEHADVHSPQDMPDAGAIERIEEPYLRATILVPPDHVGAVMELSEQRRGTFKDMQYLSATTVEMHYEIPLSELIMDFFDQLKSRTRGYASLDYEFIGYRSSHLVKLDILLAGKPVDALSFIVHKDKAYQRGKVLTEKLRAIIPRQMFEVPIQAAIGGRILARETVRAKRKDVLAKCYGGDITRKRKLLEKQKKGKKRMKAVGNVEVPQEAFMAILKVDE; encoded by the coding sequence ATGACTGACCCCAAACACATCCGCAACTTCTCGATCGTCGCGCACATCGACCACGGCAAGTCCACGCTCGCCGACCGTGTGCTCGAGCTGACGCACACTATCGAAGAGCGCGACATGAAGGAGCAGGTCCTCGACTCGATGGACATCGAGCGGGAGCGCGGTATCACGATCAAGTCCCAGGCGGTGCGTGTCCTCTTCGAGTCGAGCGATGGTGTGACCTACCAACTCAACCTGATCGACACTCCGGGCCACGTCGACTTCACCTATGAGGTCAGCCGATCCCTGCAGGCGTGCGAGGGCGCGCTTCTGGTTGTGGATGCAGCCCAAGGAGTCGAGGCGCAGACCGTCGCCAACGCGCAGCTCGCCATGAACGCCCACCTCGAGGTCATCCCGCTTATCAACAAGATCGACCTGCCCGCCTCCGATCCCGATCGCGTGCGTCACGAGATCGAGGAGGTGCTCGCGGTACCTGCCCAGGACGCGATTCTGGCGTCGGGCAAGACCGGCGAAGGCGTACGCGAGGCGCTTGAGGCCGTCGTTCGTCGCGTGCCGCCTCCGAAGGGCGATCCGGACGCACCGCTGAAAGCCCTCATCTTCGACTCGTACTTCGATGCCTACAGGGGTGTCGTCGCCCTCATCCGGATCATCGACGGCAGCGTGTCCAAGGGCATGAAGGTGCGCCTCATGGCCACGAAGACCGTCACCGAAGTGGAGGAGGTCGGTGTGCGCCGACCCGCCAACGTGCCGGTGGACACGCTCGGTGTCGGCGAGGTCGGATACCTTATCACCGGTCTGAAGGACCCCGCCCTTGTGAAGGTAGGCGACACGGTCACACTTGCGAAGAACGGAGCCCAGGAGCCTCTTCCGGGCTACCGCGAGGTCAAGCCGATGGTCTACACGGGACTCTTTCCGATCGACGGCGACCAGTACCCGGATCTGCGGGACGCACTCGACAAGCTCACGCTCAACGACCCGGCGCTGATCTACGAGCCCGAGACGAGCCATGCGCTGGGATTCGGATTCCGCGTGGGCTTCCTTGGCCTGCTTCATATGGAGGTCATCAAGGAGCGGCTCGAGCGGGAGTTCGACCTGGATCTTCTGGCTACGGCTCCGAGCGTGGAGTTCCACGTCTACAAGACGAACGGTGAGCATGCGGACGTGCACTCGCCCCAGGACATGCCCGACGCCGGCGCGATCGAGCGCATCGAGGAGCCCTACTTGCGGGCGACGATTCTTGTGCCTCCTGACCACGTCGGCGCCGTGATGGAACTCTCCGAACAGCGTCGTGGCACCTTCAAGGACATGCAGTATCTATCGGCGACCACCGTCGAGATGCACTACGAGATACCGCTTTCCGAGCTCATCATGGACTTCTTCGACCAGCTCAAGAGCCGCACGCGGGGGTATGCCTCACTGGACTACGAATTCATCGGGTATCGATCGAGCCACCTCGTCAAATTAGACATACTGCTTGCGGGCAAGCCTGTTGATGCGCTGTCGTTCATCGTCCACAAGGACAAGGCCTACCAACGAGGCAAGGTGCTCACCGAGAAGCTGCGCGCGATCATCCCGCGGCAGATGTTCGAGGTGCCCATCCAGGCGGCCATCGGCGGACGCATCCTGGCGCGAGAGACCGTGCGCGCGAAGCGCAAGGACGTGCTGGCGAAGTGCTACGGCGGCGACATCACGCGGAAGCGCAAGCTGCTTGAGAAACAGAAGAAGGGCAAGAAGCGCATGAAGGCCGTCGGCAACGTCGAAGTGCCACAGGAAGCTTTCATGGCCATCCTGAAGGTCGATGAGTAG
- the mtaB gene encoding tRNA (N(6)-L-threonylcarbamoyladenosine(37)-C(2))-methylthiotransferase MtaB: protein MAESFASSSTQTGHSVRPPAAVPVSLRTLGCKVNQVESETIASSLLGMGCVLTAEDEARIVVVNSCTVTAEADRKVRKIVRHALQSRMAPVVVVTGCLAALDAEGITALGERVMVEPDSSRVGERVARLLGDVANVGGAAGADTGAGAVDIRPPAQTVFHTRAMVKVQDGCDAFCAYCVVPFARGVPRSVAIGDVIGRVRQLVRAGTREIVLTGINIGKYDDAPGGLAGLYRAVAETGIPRIRLSSIEPLDLDDELLAALSETPATCAHLHVPLQSGSDAVLRRMGRGYTAHEYEARVAAAREALPGLAVTTDVIAGLPGESVAEAAATRQFCEHIGFSKLHVFRYSARAGTVAAQMDGQVDPGERSRRARGLREVGLRLRDAALGAMVGAHAEVLVEETTVDDTVRRRRIGTTRDYARVEIERSEACAGDIVEVEIVGRGVDAELLGRAL from the coding sequence GTGGCTGAGTCGTTCGCCAGCTCCTCCACCCAGACCGGTCATTCGGTCCGGCCCCCGGCCGCCGTCCCTGTCTCGCTGCGCACCCTCGGGTGCAAGGTCAATCAGGTCGAATCCGAAACCATCGCATCGAGTCTCCTTGGCATGGGGTGCGTGCTGACTGCCGAGGACGAGGCGCGGATCGTCGTCGTCAATTCGTGCACCGTCACCGCCGAAGCCGATCGCAAGGTGCGCAAGATCGTTCGGCATGCGCTGCAATCTCGCATGGCTCCCGTGGTTGTCGTAACAGGGTGTCTTGCCGCGCTGGACGCGGAGGGAATCACCGCCCTTGGCGAGCGCGTGATGGTGGAGCCGGACAGCTCGCGGGTCGGAGAGCGCGTGGCGCGTCTGCTGGGTGATGTCGCGAACGTCGGAGGAGCGGCAGGTGCGGACACTGGGGCCGGGGCGGTGGACATACGGCCACCCGCCCAGACGGTCTTCCACACGCGGGCAATGGTGAAGGTGCAGGACGGCTGCGATGCTTTCTGTGCGTACTGCGTCGTCCCGTTCGCCCGCGGTGTACCCCGCTCGGTTGCCATCGGTGACGTGATCGGGCGTGTGCGGCAGCTTGTCCGAGCCGGGACGCGGGAGATCGTCCTGACCGGTATCAACATCGGCAAGTACGACGATGCCCCCGGCGGACTCGCCGGGCTGTACCGCGCTGTTGCCGAAACCGGAATCCCGCGGATACGTCTGTCCAGCATAGAACCGCTAGACCTGGACGATGAGCTGCTTGCAGCTCTGAGCGAGACTCCGGCGACATGCGCTCACCTGCACGTGCCATTGCAGAGCGGTAGCGATGCGGTTCTTCGGCGGATGGGCCGGGGCTACACCGCCCATGAGTACGAGGCGCGTGTCGCTGCGGCGCGTGAAGCTCTGCCCGGACTGGCGGTGACGACAGACGTGATCGCGGGGCTTCCCGGTGAAAGCGTGGCCGAAGCTGCCGCTACCCGGCAGTTCTGCGAGCACATCGGGTTCTCGAAGCTGCACGTCTTCAGATACTCGGCCCGCGCCGGAACCGTTGCCGCGCAAATGGACGGACAGGTGGACCCGGGCGAGCGGTCGCGCAGGGCACGCGGGCTACGGGAGGTTGGCCTCCGTCTGCGGGATGCTGCGCTCGGCGCGATGGTCGGCGCACATGCCGAAGTGCTCGTCGAAGAGACGACGGTCGACGACACCGTGCGGCGGCGCCGCATCGGAACGACGCGAGACTACGCACGCGTCGAGATCGAGCGTTCGGAGGCGTGCGCCGGCGATATCGTCGAGGTCGAAATCGTCGGGCGTGGAGTGGATGCGGAACTCCTTGGCAGGGCGCTTTAG
- a CDS encoding PhoH family protein — protein MPMTRGARLVEPTQIRLVVPPELNMTELLGQSDNLLRVIEDQFESQISVRGNQITITGLPTEGQAVSSLFAEMITLVERGEHLTEEGVERSIEMMRDGECTPSSLASDVILAHKGTTIRPKTAGQKRYVDAIRSNTVTFGIGPAGTGKTYLAMAMAVEALKKREMGRVILTRPAVEAGESLGYLPGTLFEKVDPYLRPLYDALFDMMDVDKSQQLMDRGVIEVAPLAFMRGRTLNDSFIILDEAQNTSPEQMKMFLTRLGFGSKVVITGDVTQVDLPNGASGLKQVRGILQGIPDLEFVELGARDVVRHKLVQRIVTAYGEYEEAKAERRHG, from the coding sequence ATGCCCATGACAAGAGGTGCTCGCTTGGTGGAACCGACTCAGATACGGCTCGTTGTCCCGCCCGAACTGAATATGACCGAACTGCTCGGACAGAGCGACAACCTGCTCCGGGTGATCGAAGACCAGTTCGAGTCGCAGATATCCGTACGCGGGAACCAGATCACCATCACAGGCCTGCCGACCGAAGGTCAGGCGGTGTCGTCGCTCTTTGCAGAGATGATCACGCTCGTTGAGCGCGGTGAGCACCTGACCGAGGAGGGCGTCGAACGCTCCATCGAGATGATGCGCGACGGCGAATGCACGCCCTCGTCGCTTGCGTCTGACGTGATACTGGCTCACAAAGGCACAACCATCAGGCCGAAGACCGCGGGGCAGAAACGCTATGTTGACGCGATTCGCTCCAACACCGTCACGTTCGGAATCGGTCCTGCCGGCACCGGCAAGACATATCTCGCTATGGCGATGGCCGTCGAGGCGCTCAAGAAGCGCGAGATGGGCAGGGTCATCCTCACGCGTCCTGCTGTCGAGGCGGGCGAGTCGCTCGGCTACCTGCCGGGGACGCTGTTCGAGAAGGTCGATCCATACCTGCGGCCGCTTTACGATGCGTTGTTCGACATGATGGATGTAGACAAGTCGCAGCAGCTGATGGACCGTGGGGTGATCGAGGTTGCGCCGCTTGCGTTCATGCGCGGACGCACCCTGAACGACAGCTTCATCATTCTCGACGAAGCGCAGAACACGAGTCCGGAGCAGATGAAGATGTTCCTGACCCGACTCGGTTTCGGCAGCAAGGTCGTGATCACCGGCGACGTCACTCAGGTGGATCTGCCCAACGGCGCCTCGGGCCTGAAGCAGGTGCGCGGAATCCTGCAGGGCATTCCGGACCTCGAATTCGTCGAGCTTGGTGCGCGCGATGTCGTCCGTCACAAGCTAGTGCAACGCATCGTCACGGCGTACGGCGAGTATGAGGAGGCGAAGGCGGAACGCCGTCATGGCTAG
- the hemW gene encoding radical SAM family heme chaperone HemW — MSSGPDTSDLAGELAGPRLPSHVYLHVPFCRSKCSYCDFYSVSDPARADVDAVLLGLETEVHRWVQSGLPGVLETVYVGGGTPTFAMPHLRDVLGNLVDEIPLRAGAEITVEANPDSLDSSVARALRGVGVTRISVGVQSFDDHSLRVLGRAHDVQQAQEACETVLDAGLDLSIDLMCGVPGQSVSSWVETLDRAVRTGARHISVYPLTLEEGTPLAVACDSGLLDEPDPDMAAEMMVLAEEALALAGIERYEVANYAVPGHESAHNLAYWTGHSYLGVGPAAHGMLDAATARAVGLVAGPQLPVGTSRVRYAYAADFEAWLLQRDPPEIETLSEDEARREDVMLGLRLVRGVPASAIHGARLDSVVESLASQDLLEAVDDQRDERRWRTTRRGWLLGNEVFRRVWTQE, encoded by the coding sequence ATGAGTAGCGGGCCCGATACGTCGGACCTCGCAGGGGAGCTCGCGGGACCGCGCCTGCCCTCCCACGTCTACCTTCACGTGCCTTTCTGCCGCTCAAAGTGCTCGTACTGCGACTTCTACTCGGTTTCCGACCCCGCACGAGCAGACGTCGACGCGGTCTTGCTAGGGCTTGAGACAGAGGTGCACCGGTGGGTGCAAAGCGGACTTCCGGGCGTGCTCGAGACCGTGTACGTGGGTGGCGGAACCCCCACATTCGCCATGCCTCATCTCAGGGATGTTCTGGGGAACCTCGTTGACGAGATCCCGCTTCGCGCTGGTGCAGAGATCACGGTTGAAGCGAACCCGGACTCGCTTGACTCGAGCGTCGCGCGTGCGCTGCGCGGGGTAGGGGTCACGCGCATCAGCGTGGGCGTGCAGTCCTTTGACGACCACAGCTTGAGGGTCCTTGGCAGGGCTCATGACGTGCAGCAGGCGCAGGAGGCGTGTGAGACCGTGCTCGATGCCGGACTCGATCTCTCGATCGACCTGATGTGCGGAGTGCCCGGGCAGAGCGTGTCATCGTGGGTAGAGACGCTCGACCGTGCGGTGCGCACGGGCGCCCGGCACATCTCGGTCTACCCGCTGACGCTTGAGGAGGGCACGCCGCTGGCCGTGGCCTGCGACAGCGGTCTGCTGGATGAGCCCGATCCCGACATGGCCGCAGAGATGATGGTGCTGGCCGAGGAAGCGCTGGCGTTGGCAGGCATCGAGCGCTACGAAGTCGCCAACTACGCCGTCCCGGGGCATGAGTCCGCGCACAATCTCGCGTACTGGACCGGTCATAGCTACCTGGGCGTGGGTCCCGCCGCACACGGCATGCTCGATGCGGCGACCGCACGGGCGGTCGGGCTCGTGGCAGGGCCGCAGCTGCCGGTGGGAACGTCGCGTGTCCGCTATGCCTACGCTGCGGACTTCGAGGCGTGGCTGCTTCAGCGCGACCCGCCGGAGATCGAGACGTTGTCCGAAGACGAAGCGCGCCGCGAAGACGTCATGCTGGGTCTTCGGCTCGTGCGAGGGGTGCCTGCGTCGGCGATTCACGGCGCCCGGTTGGACAGCGTTGTCGAGTCGCTCGCCTCGCAGGATCTGCTCGAGGCCGTCGACGATCAGCGGGACGAGCGGCGCTGGCGGACGACAAGGCGCGGCTGGCTCCTTGGCAACGAGGTCTTTCGCAGGGTGTGGACGCAGGAGTAG
- the rpsT gene encoding 30S ribosomal protein S20, translating to MANIKSQKKRILTNEKARLRNKAVKSELKTAAKKVETAVAAGDADTAKQAAAEASRMFDRAVSKGVVHKNHAANRKSGLTKRANSVDA from the coding sequence GTGGCCAACATCAAGAGCCAGAAGAAGCGCATCCTCACCAACGAGAAGGCCCGGCTGCGCAACAAGGCGGTCAAGTCCGAACTGAAGACGGCTGCCAAGAAGGTCGAAACCGCCGTCGCCGCGGGCGACGCGGACACTGCCAAGCAGGCTGCCGCCGAGGCGTCTCGCATGTTCGACAGGGCCGTGAGTAAGGGCGTCGTCCACAAGAATCACGCCGCCAACCGCAAGTCCGGCCTCACCAAGCGCGCGAACTCGGTCGACGCCTAG
- the holA gene encoding DNA polymerase III subunit delta — MSSGLADLKTVYLIYGPEDLLLDQAVDRLRKRLADGAGADLEFNMDVFDGESADAHQIVAAANTLPFMSDRRLVIVRKADKLATDDLGVLADYAKDPNPDTTLVLVAEKIAKNLRIYKAVDSLGGVAEYKAPTKREYPRKVVEMFGERGKRVGIDGAEVLVRAVGYDLRKLAIEMDKVIAFNPADDTLSREDIEQVMSTTAPTSIFDFLDAIGSRDCKQALRLLSGLMSEGESIHGVQAMTLRHVRNLLSTRALVDRRGGTPSPESIAREVGVAPWQGKSLMRQAARFSSDELIDALRDAARTDAEMKTSRDPRLAFERWLVGVCS, encoded by the coding sequence CGACCAGGCCGTGGATCGCCTGAGGAAGCGACTTGCAGACGGCGCCGGCGCGGACCTCGAGTTCAACATGGACGTGTTTGACGGCGAAAGCGCCGATGCGCACCAGATCGTCGCTGCGGCGAACACGCTACCGTTCATGTCCGACCGCAGACTTGTCATCGTACGCAAGGCCGACAAGCTGGCCACCGACGATCTGGGCGTTCTGGCGGACTACGCCAAGGACCCCAATCCCGACACGACACTCGTGCTCGTGGCCGAGAAGATCGCCAAGAATCTGCGCATATACAAGGCCGTCGACTCACTTGGCGGGGTCGCCGAGTACAAGGCTCCCACCAAGCGCGAGTATCCGCGCAAGGTCGTGGAGATGTTCGGCGAACGTGGCAAGAGGGTCGGAATCGACGGTGCGGAAGTCCTCGTTCGCGCGGTCGGCTACGACCTGCGCAAACTTGCGATCGAGATGGACAAGGTCATCGCGTTCAACCCTGCCGATGACACGCTGTCGCGTGAAGACATCGAGCAGGTCATGTCGACCACGGCGCCGACTTCGATCTTCGACTTCCTGGATGCCATCGGCTCTCGCGACTGCAAACAGGCTCTCCGGCTCCTTTCGGGCCTCATGTCGGAGGGGGAGTCCATCCACGGCGTCCAGGCCATGACGTTGCGCCACGTCCGCAACCTGCTTTCGACACGCGCCCTCGTCGATCGACGCGGTGGGACACCGTCTCCCGAGAGCATCGCCCGTGAAGTGGGCGTGGCTCCTTGGCAGGGGAAGAGTCTGATGCGGCAGGCGGCGCGTTTCTCTTCCGATGAGCTCATCGATGCCCTGCGGGATGCCGCGCGAACCGACGCGGAAATGAAGACGAGCCGGGATCCCCGGCTCGCGTTCGAGAGATGGTTGGTCGGAGTGTGCAGCTAG